From Diadema setosum chromosome 5, eeDiaSeto1, whole genome shotgun sequence, the proteins below share one genomic window:
- the LOC140228800 gene encoding uncharacterized protein produces METTIQNGYAEKIGEQELIGTKGKVWYLPHHGVLHPQKGKLRVVYDCSAQYHGASLNHKLLKGPDLTNSLFGVLTRFRLGEVAIMADIEAMFSQVLVPWVDRDFLRLLWWKDGDFQQPLIEYRMCVHVFGAISSPSCANYALQRTADEHVKSSCRDVAEIIHRNFYVDDCLYSTDSVEKAIETAEERTKTCQKGGFHLIKWNSNKREVLEQIPAEERVKVVKDLNFEEGGMPTERALGMLWHTEDDAFGFKIQMKERPPTRRGILSTVCALFDPIGCASPVTLQAKQLLQTLCRLGLGWDEPIPSELLRKWQTWQRELPHLSEFKMPRCLMPGPFRAAKSITLHHFADASEKGYGTVSYIRTVNDQGEVKCSFLMSKARVAPLKQISIPRMELTAAT; encoded by the coding sequence ATGGAGACAACAATTCAGAACGGATACGCTGAAAAGATAGGAGAGCAGGAGTTGATAGGGACAAAAGGAAAAGTCTGGTACCTGCCACATCATGGAGTCCTGCACCCACAGAAAGGCAAACTGAGGGTAGTATACGACTGCTCAGCACAATATCATGGAGCGTCCCTAAACCACAAACTCTTAAAGGGGCCTGACTTGACTAACAGTCTATTTGGAGTGCTGACAAGATTCAGACTGGGAGAGGTCGCCATCATGGCTGACATAGAGGCAATGTTTTCTCAGGTCCTAGTGCCCTGGGTAGATAGAGATTTTCTGAGATTATTGTGGTGGAAGGATGGGGACTTTCAACAGCCGTTGATCGAGTATCGTATGTGCGTACATGTGTTTGGCGCTATTTCTTCTCCATCATGCGCAAACTATGCATTGCAGAGAACGGCGGATGAGCATGTGAAGTCATCATGTAGGGATGTAGCAGAAATCATTCACCGTAACTTCTATGTTGATGATTGCTTGTATTCTACCGATTCAGTAGAAAAGGCAATTGAGACGGCAGAAGAGCGGACAAAGACATGTCAAAAGGGGGGATTTCACTTAATAAAGTGGAACAGCAACAAGAGAGAAGTCCTGGAGCAGATCCCAGCTGAAGAGAGAGTGAAGGTTGTCAAGGATCTCAATTTTGAGGAAGGAGGAATGCCAACCGAGAGAGCACTTGGCATGTTATGGCACACAGAAGATGATGCTTTTGGATTCAAAATCCAGATGAAAGAACGACCACCTACTAGAAGAGGAATTCTCTCGACAGTTTGTGCTCTGTTTGACCCCATTGGATGTGCGTCTCCAGTCACATTGCAAGCAAAGCAGCTCCTACAGACATTGTGTCGGCTGGGACTAGGGTGGGATGAACCTATCCCATCAGAGTTGCTGAGGAAATGGCAAACATGGCAACGGGAACTCCCACATCTGTCAGAATTCAAGATGCCTAGATGTCTAATGCCGGGGCCTTTCAGGGCAGCGAAGTCAATCACCCTCCACCACTTTGCCGATGCCAGCGAGAAAGGTTATGGCACTGTATCGTACATCAGGACAGTGAACGACCAGGGCGAAGTAAAATGCAGCTTCCTGATGAGCAAGGCTAGAGTAGCCCCTTTGAAGCAGATTTCCATCCCTCGAATGGAGCTAACAGCTGCGACATAG